One window from the genome of Salisaeta longa DSM 21114 encodes:
- a CDS encoding PspA/IM30 family protein encodes MSVWSRFTRFVKSIFGGAVSAMENPRLILEQNIRELNDQVPQMNENIATVKANMIMLRKEHDKIEENVQKLTSRVQAAIQQDRDDIATEYAVRLEKERESLASTKKQFENARRAYDKALEVKKAFMREKERKIQEAKEALRAHERAKWQAEIADTLEQFEVGGMDQTHDEMIQQLDEQTAKNEARMELALDSMDTERMQIEEDAEKLRAQEVVKQMRNEMGLGNGKQATEDTAAADRLELPDEKESADEVKTIGKNRTSAE; translated from the coding sequence ATGTCTGTTTGGTCTCGCTTCACCCGCTTCGTCAAGTCTATCTTTGGGGGGGCCGTCTCGGCGATGGAAAACCCCCGCCTGATCCTTGAGCAAAACATCCGGGAGCTCAACGACCAGGTCCCGCAGATGAACGAAAACATCGCCACGGTAAAAGCCAACATGATCATGCTGCGCAAGGAGCATGACAAGATTGAGGAGAACGTCCAGAAGCTGACGAGCCGCGTGCAGGCGGCCATTCAGCAAGACCGCGACGACATCGCCACCGAGTATGCGGTGCGCCTGGAAAAGGAACGCGAGAGCCTCGCGAGCACCAAAAAACAATTCGAAAACGCCCGGCGCGCTTACGACAAAGCACTGGAGGTGAAGAAGGCCTTCATGCGCGAGAAAGAGCGCAAGATCCAGGAAGCCAAAGAAGCGCTCCGCGCCCACGAGCGGGCCAAGTGGCAAGCCGAAATTGCCGATACGCTGGAGCAGTTTGAAGTGGGCGGCATGGACCAGACCCACGACGAGATGATCCAGCAGCTCGATGAGCAGACCGCCAAGAACGAGGCGCGCATGGAGCTCGCCCTCGACTCGATGGATACCGAGCGCATGCAAATTGAGGAGGACGCCGAAAAGTTGCGCGCACAAGAAGTAGTTAAGCAGATGCGCAACGAAATGGGGCTGGGTAACGGCAAACAAGCAACCGAAGACACGGCCGCTGCGGACCGCCTGGAGCTCCCGGACGAGAAAGAATCGGCCGACGAGGTCAAGACCATTGGCAAAAACCGCACGTCCGCAGAGTAG
- a CDS encoding BatD family protein, with translation MGMQHIGWGLLWGLWLALAPLSVRAQAVTVRAEARPTVASAAGTVQYTLRIETPPSQAIQTPQPPATTNAVLTQRTPSRRQEVSFNSGTMKRVVTFTWTYQPLRVGQLRFRPLTLSVNGQSYTTQPIRVRVVPSGQAPAWRAPRAQRPAPDPSSRLSTDDLFIQAALSDSTVYVGEQLTLTYWLYFRPDVRMRRSRMARAWSAPGFWQEPLDVDMLPRSLPTVFLRGRAYKRIMLKRAALFPLHPGALRIEPLQIRTEAYATGAYSGDPLLAPADPYETVALSSDAHTVTAIARPPGAPAAFSGAVGTFKLRVTPTVDSLVLGEAVQVRVTIAGRGNLPMIRAPRVEAPPTATVYAPEVTTDIVRDSTSLRGMKRFTFTVVPQEGGALRLPPVRFAYFDPARATYVVRTSDAVRLHVQPQANAFAEQSPARPLNDVTPLLHTVRGTARAPLHRQLWPYAALLLPLLGATGRWVYQRQQARGDGTPVQERASADALLNAARASRADDPARAAHQVEQALRVALQARTGQPTRGRTHDQLRTLMARHDMPDTQRQAVVELLAACERLSYAPQNGGSAEASAVLARAEALLATLSHRAPAD, from the coding sequence ATGGGCATGCAACACATCGGGTGGGGACTGCTGTGGGGGCTTTGGCTGGCCCTGGCGCCCCTCAGCGTCCGGGCGCAGGCAGTGACGGTCCGTGCAGAAGCGCGGCCTACGGTGGCTTCCGCAGCGGGCACCGTGCAGTACACCCTGCGCATTGAGACCCCGCCGTCGCAGGCGATTCAAACGCCGCAGCCGCCGGCTACCACCAACGCCGTGCTTACGCAGCGCACGCCGAGCCGTCGGCAGGAGGTCTCGTTTAACAGCGGGACGATGAAGCGTGTCGTTACCTTCACGTGGACGTATCAGCCCCTTCGCGTGGGGCAGTTACGGTTTCGCCCGCTCACCCTCTCCGTAAACGGCCAGTCGTACACCACCCAGCCGATTCGTGTGCGCGTGGTGCCCAGCGGGCAAGCGCCGGCCTGGCGTGCACCGCGCGCGCAGCGGCCCGCGCCTGATCCGTCTTCCCGCTTAAGTACCGACGACCTGTTCATACAAGCGGCCCTGAGTGACTCAACCGTTTACGTGGGCGAGCAACTCACCCTAACCTACTGGCTGTATTTTCGTCCGGACGTGCGGATGCGGCGCAGCCGGATGGCTCGTGCGTGGAGCGCGCCGGGATTTTGGCAGGAGCCGTTAGATGTCGATATGCTGCCGCGCTCGCTGCCCACGGTGTTCCTGCGGGGGCGTGCCTACAAGCGCATCATGCTGAAGCGCGCGGCGCTCTTTCCGCTGCACCCCGGGGCGCTGCGTATTGAGCCGTTACAGATCCGGACAGAAGCATACGCGACGGGTGCCTATTCCGGCGATCCGCTGCTTGCGCCGGCCGATCCTTACGAGACGGTGGCGCTCAGCTCCGATGCGCACACGGTGACGGCGATCGCGCGCCCGCCGGGGGCGCCGGCGGCGTTTTCGGGGGCTGTGGGCACCTTCAAGCTGCGCGTTACGCCCACCGTCGACTCGCTCGTGCTGGGAGAGGCGGTGCAGGTGCGCGTAACGATCGCAGGGCGCGGCAACCTCCCGATGATTCGCGCGCCGCGGGTGGAGGCTCCGCCTACCGCCACGGTGTATGCACCCGAGGTGACCACCGACATTGTGCGCGATAGCACGTCGCTGCGGGGCATGAAGCGTTTCACCTTTACCGTGGTCCCGCAAGAAGGAGGCGCCTTGAGGCTGCCGCCGGTGCGGTTTGCGTACTTCGACCCGGCGCGTGCGACATACGTGGTGCGTACGTCCGATGCGGTGCGGTTGCATGTGCAGCCGCAGGCCAACGCCTTTGCAGAACAGTCCCCGGCGCGCCCGCTCAACGACGTGACGCCGCTGCTGCACACCGTGCGCGGCACGGCCCGCGCGCCGCTGCACCGCCAGCTATGGCCGTACGCGGCGCTGCTGCTTCCCCTGCTTGGGGCTACCGGCCGGTGGGTGTATCAGCGCCAGCAGGCCCGTGGGGACGGTACGCCTGTACAGGAGCGGGCCTCGGCCGATGCGCTGCTCAACGCGGCCCGCGCTTCTCGTGCAGACGATCCGGCGCGTGCGGCCCACCAGGTGGAACAGGCGCTTCGCGTCGCGCTGCAGGCGCGCACCGGGCAGCCCACCCGCGGGCGGACCCACGATCAGCTGCGCACCCTGATGGCGCGCCACGATATGCCCGACACGCAGCGGCAGGCCGTGGTGGAACTGCTTGCGGCCTGCGAGCGCCTGTCGTATGCCCCGCAGAACGGCGGATCCGCGGAGGCGTCTGCAGTACTTGCCCGCGCCGAAGCGCTCCTCGCTACACTCTCACACCGCGCGCCCGCAGACTGA
- a CDS encoding tetratricopeptide repeat protein, whose protein sequence is MSLRLAWMLALLGMLSGASDGRTGNARYAQQNYAAAEAAYRAGLRATDDTTGAVYAALQHNLGLALHQQQKHREALQAFRAGARAAASDAEAARAYYNAGNTSVTMGALQTALRLYRQALLRMPTMDAARHNYEVLKQELARRQKQRRTPASAIEPSAYARQLKQQADRLVARQQYDAAYALLSEGLRQDSTVRAYGDFMRRVQDIVEINVRHP, encoded by the coding sequence ATGAGCCTGCGTCTGGCATGGATGCTTGCACTGCTGGGCATGCTAAGCGGTGCCTCTGACGGGCGCACGGGCAATGCGCGGTACGCACAGCAGAACTATGCGGCAGCCGAGGCGGCCTACCGGGCGGGTTTGCGTGCAACCGACGACACGACGGGCGCGGTGTATGCGGCGCTCCAGCACAACCTGGGCCTGGCCTTGCATCAGCAGCAGAAGCACCGGGAGGCGCTGCAGGCGTTTCGGGCGGGCGCGCGGGCCGCGGCCTCCGATGCCGAAGCCGCCCGGGCGTACTACAACGCCGGCAACACATCCGTCACGATGGGCGCGCTGCAAACCGCGCTTCGGCTGTATCGCCAGGCCCTCCTGCGCATGCCCACCATGGACGCGGCGCGGCATAACTACGAAGTGCTCAAGCAAGAACTGGCCCGCCGTCAGAAGCAACGCCGGACGCCCGCGTCGGCCATCGAACCCTCGGCATACGCACGCCAGTTAAAGCAGCAAGCCGATCGCCTCGTGGCGCGCCAGCAGTACGACGCGGCGTACGCGCTGCTCAGCGAGGGCCTCCGTCAAGACTCAACGGTGCGCGCGTATGGCGACTTCATGCGGCGGGTGCAAGACATTGTGGAAATAAACGTGCGGCATCCATGA
- a CDS encoding T9SS type A sorting domain-containing protein, which yields MQRLLSFVGVLLFLFVSLVPAVHAQERRDGTTGDLPHVLPPAPFQGKVIVPRPERQPRPKVSDINVEFVPTGETIFNGQYSCDSWPAEAQIAFQRATTTWAQTIDTEVPLTVRACWTSQLGANVLGAAGPFTYFANFQGAPQQETWYPIGLANALAGEDLNGQDPEIFALFSASRNDWYFDEDPNGLQPNELDFETVILHEIGHGLGFTGSGSYGQDGCGQADAGCYGLQSSNGDLFPVIYDLFVEDGPGSPMLSYANPSQELGNLFTGGAPSGGAGGIYFNDTPVNAEVGAPAKLYTPSSWSGGSSYSHWDQQTFITTLMKPALPAGQAIRDPGLSAALMESIGWLRFNPEVFNLALASAPAEGDATLSWEVGDNAQIQEYYVDVRYFDEAYRQVKVIDGSNTAGGTLQTTIEDLGLGQHTFRLRWKRSDGTEGSSSTEPSVTFQLTTFEVAAEASTDDPLNRGRLTANWSVPPGTDLRDYVYEVSYRSGLTRPFQTIRTTTETQATLENLFPGRYTVRVRMIDEVSGTTYTLQQEASANVEFSGDVAITDVYPNPTSQRIHFNVTTRTAQQGNIVVYNTLGQRVYEATRDFGRQTPESVDIPVGGWGSGVYFVRVSSDVFQRTFKVAVVN from the coding sequence ATGCAACGTCTCCTTTCATTTGTCGGCGTACTGCTGTTTCTTTTCGTAAGCCTTGTCCCTGCGGTGCACGCCCAAGAGCGGCGCGACGGTACAACGGGCGACCTTCCGCATGTGCTGCCGCCGGCTCCCTTTCAAGGGAAGGTGATCGTGCCGCGTCCCGAGCGCCAACCACGGCCCAAGGTGTCGGACATCAACGTGGAGTTCGTCCCCACCGGCGAAACGATCTTCAACGGACAATACAGCTGCGATAGCTGGCCCGCAGAAGCGCAAATTGCCTTTCAGCGGGCGACGACCACGTGGGCCCAAACGATCGATACAGAGGTGCCGCTTACCGTGCGCGCATGCTGGACGTCGCAGTTAGGCGCCAATGTATTGGGCGCTGCGGGGCCGTTTACGTACTTTGCGAACTTCCAGGGTGCGCCCCAACAAGAAACGTGGTATCCCATCGGGCTTGCCAATGCGCTTGCTGGAGAAGACCTCAACGGACAAGACCCAGAGATTTTTGCCCTCTTTAGCGCCAGCCGTAACGACTGGTACTTTGACGAAGACCCGAACGGTTTGCAGCCCAACGAGCTGGACTTTGAGACCGTCATCCTGCATGAAATCGGCCATGGGCTTGGGTTTACCGGCTCGGGCAGCTACGGGCAAGACGGATGCGGCCAAGCCGACGCGGGTTGTTACGGCTTGCAATCGAGCAACGGCGACCTGTTTCCGGTGATCTACGACCTGTTTGTAGAAGACGGGCCGGGCAGCCCGATGCTTTCGTACGCGAATCCGTCGCAGGAGCTGGGCAACTTGTTCACCGGCGGCGCGCCCAGTGGTGGAGCGGGCGGCATCTACTTCAACGACACGCCGGTAAATGCCGAGGTGGGGGCCCCGGCCAAACTCTACACGCCAAGTAGCTGGAGCGGTGGGTCGAGCTACTCGCACTGGGATCAGCAGACGTTTATCACAACGCTCATGAAGCCGGCCCTTCCGGCCGGACAGGCCATTCGCGATCCGGGCCTTTCCGCGGCGCTGATGGAGTCGATTGGATGGCTGCGCTTCAATCCGGAGGTGTTTAACCTCGCGCTTGCCTCGGCCCCGGCAGAAGGCGACGCGACGCTTTCGTGGGAAGTGGGAGACAACGCCCAAATTCAGGAATACTACGTGGATGTGCGCTACTTCGATGAAGCCTACCGGCAAGTGAAGGTCATTGATGGCTCGAACACGGCTGGCGGCACATTGCAAACCACAATCGAAGACCTGGGGCTGGGCCAGCACACCTTCCGCCTGCGGTGGAAGCGGAGCGACGGCACCGAGGGTAGCAGCTCAACAGAGCCGTCGGTGACGTTCCAGCTGACCACCTTTGAGGTAGCAGCTGAGGCCAGCACCGACGATCCGTTGAACCGCGGGCGTCTAACAGCCAATTGGAGCGTGCCGCCGGGGACGGATCTGCGCGATTACGTGTATGAGGTGTCGTACCGATCGGGCCTCACACGTCCCTTCCAGACGATCCGAACGACAACTGAAACGCAAGCAACCCTTGAGAACCTGTTTCCGGGACGGTACACGGTGCGCGTGCGCATGATCGACGAGGTCAGCGGAACGACGTACACCTTGCAACAGGAAGCAAGTGCCAACGTCGAGTTCTCGGGCGACGTGGCCATCACCGACGTGTATCCGAACCCGACCAGCCAGCGAATCCACTTCAACGTAACCACGCGTACCGCACAGCAGGGCAATATTGTGGTGTACAATACACTGGGCCAGCGGGTGTACGAGGCCACGCGCGACTTCGGGCGCCAGACGCCGGAGTCTGTTGATATTCCTGTGGGCGGATGGGGCAGCGGCGTCTACTTCGTGCGCGTCTCCAGCGATGTGTTTCAGCGCACCTTCAAGGTTGCTGTTGTGAACTGA
- a CDS encoding DUF427 domain-containing protein: MPSRTAPGPDQESVWDYPRPPRLERTDRHLQVIFDGVLLADTTAAYRVLETSHPPTYYLPPDDIAMEHLQQTGQRTLCEFKGQAVYYDVAVGEARAEAAAWAYPNPRPRFQDIAGYVSFYAHRMDRCVVDGEDVAPQEGSFYGGWITSDVVGPFKGGPGTRGW; this comes from the coding sequence ATGCCTTCACGTACTGCGCCCGGCCCCGACCAAGAATCGGTGTGGGACTACCCGCGCCCGCCGCGTTTGGAACGCACCGACCGCCACCTGCAGGTGATATTTGACGGCGTCCTCCTTGCTGACACCACTGCGGCGTATCGCGTGCTTGAGACGAGTCACCCGCCCACCTACTATCTGCCGCCCGATGACATTGCCATGGAGCACTTGCAGCAAACCGGACAGCGAACGCTGTGCGAGTTTAAGGGCCAGGCGGTGTACTACGATGTAGCCGTCGGCGAGGCCCGCGCCGAAGCCGCCGCTTGGGCATACCCGAACCCGCGGCCGCGCTTCCAGGACATCGCGGGCTACGTTTCGTTCTACGCGCACCGCATGGACCGCTGCGTGGTGGACGGCGAAGATGTTGCCCCGCAGGAAGGGTCGTTCTATGGCGGCTGGATCACATCAGACGTTGTGGGGCCGTTTAAGGGCGGGCCCGGAACACGGGGCTGGTAG
- a CDS encoding GlmU family protein, protein MICCLFEDAHVPHLRPLVNTRAAYDLRLGGRTLAETALEAFEGRGTAVHARSLVRGVTRRAHPEAFTAVPGGADVLFVNGRWVAEEGPLLQQVRRATQSPEPAAFLQDDVLVAAWCPDAAARLPDDVLEREALGPDVVDRLPPTFVDGATLVTHPWDLLDTLRPALHRDFEARTGPYNILESIHERANTTVHPSAVGVRPEAIYLAPGATVHPGAILDASGGPLYIGQNATIQAHALLRGPAYVGPQCQIKPQADIENAAFGYWSKVGGEVHDSIIQCLSNKGHAGFLGHAYLGQWCNLGADTNTSNLKNDYGTVRAYDPAARAPVDTGRQFVGLFMGDHSKCGINTMFNTGTVVGTCCNLFGGDFLPRYVPSFAWGGAHHGFATYRLPKALAVAERVMARRDTAFDAADEALLRTLFEETTDARAEALSSM, encoded by the coding sequence ATGATCTGCTGTCTGTTTGAGGATGCGCATGTGCCGCACCTGCGCCCGCTCGTCAACACGCGGGCCGCGTACGACCTGCGGCTGGGCGGCCGCACCCTGGCCGAGACGGCGCTGGAGGCGTTTGAGGGGCGGGGCACGGCCGTACACGCCCGGTCGCTGGTGCGCGGCGTCACGCGGCGCGCGCATCCCGAGGCCTTCACGGCTGTGCCCGGCGGCGCCGATGTGCTGTTCGTCAACGGCCGCTGGGTGGCCGAAGAAGGGCCGCTGTTGCAACAAGTGCGGCGCGCCACGCAATCGCCCGAGCCGGCGGCCTTCCTGCAAGACGATGTGCTGGTGGCCGCGTGGTGCCCCGATGCCGCTGCACGCCTGCCCGACGACGTGCTGGAGCGCGAGGCCCTGGGACCCGACGTGGTCGATCGCCTGCCCCCCACGTTTGTGGACGGCGCGACGCTCGTCACCCATCCGTGGGACTTGCTGGATACGCTGCGCCCGGCGCTCCACCGCGATTTTGAAGCGCGCACCGGGCCGTACAACATCCTGGAGTCGATCCACGAGCGCGCCAACACCACGGTGCATCCCAGCGCGGTGGGCGTGCGGCCCGAGGCCATCTACCTCGCGCCCGGCGCGACGGTGCATCCCGGTGCCATCCTCGATGCCAGCGGCGGGCCGCTCTACATCGGCCAAAACGCCACCATTCAGGCCCACGCGCTGCTGCGCGGGCCGGCGTACGTGGGGCCGCAGTGCCAGATCAAGCCGCAGGCCGACATTGAAAACGCGGCCTTCGGGTACTGGAGCAAGGTGGGCGGCGAGGTGCACGATTCAATCATTCAGTGCCTCAGCAACAAAGGCCACGCCGGTTTCCTGGGGCACGCATACCTGGGGCAATGGTGCAACCTTGGGGCCGACACCAACACCTCCAATCTGAAAAACGACTACGGCACCGTACGTGCTTACGACCCGGCCGCCCGCGCGCCGGTAGATACCGGGCGCCAGTTTGTGGGCCTGTTCATGGGCGATCATTCCAAGTGCGGCATCAACACGATGTTTAACACGGGCACCGTCGTGGGTACGTGCTGCAACCTGTTTGGCGGCGACTTTCTGCCGCGCTACGTCCCGTCGTTTGCCTGGGGCGGCGCGCACCACGGCTTTGCGACGTACCGGCTGCCCAAGGCGCTGGCGGTGGCCGAACGCGTGATGGCGCGTCGCGACACGGCCTTTGACGCGGCCGACGAGGCGCTCCTGCGCACCCTCTTTGAGGAGACAACCGACGCGCGTGCTGAGGCTTTGTCCAGCATGTAA
- a CDS encoding heme exporter protein CcmB, which produces MQAWWRGAWAVFRKDMRVELRNRYALNMLGMFVSATLLLLLFGVGPTDLSARVEAALLWVVILFSASVGLGRSFVAEEEGGTTLLLQLNTRGSMVFAGKLLFTLLLVAGLTVLSTGLFVLFFDVTVQDVGLLAVTLALGALGLSGATTLLAALIARAARRGPLLPVLLLPVLVPLLLSGVAATRSAFLGLGWNSAQDELLTLVGFAGATLSAATLLFDYVWLD; this is translated from the coding sequence ATGCAGGCATGGTGGCGCGGCGCGTGGGCCGTTTTTCGGAAAGATATGCGGGTGGAGCTCCGCAATCGCTACGCCCTGAACATGCTGGGCATGTTTGTGAGCGCTACGTTGCTGCTGCTGCTTTTTGGCGTGGGCCCCACGGACCTCAGTGCGCGCGTCGAGGCGGCGCTGCTGTGGGTTGTCATCTTGTTCTCGGCGTCGGTGGGGCTGGGGCGCTCGTTTGTGGCCGAGGAGGAAGGCGGCACGACGCTGCTTCTGCAGCTCAACACCCGGGGCAGCATGGTGTTTGCGGGCAAACTGCTGTTTACGTTGCTTTTGGTGGCCGGCCTCACGGTGCTTTCCACCGGCCTCTTTGTGCTCTTTTTTGATGTGACGGTGCAGGACGTGGGCTTGCTGGCTGTAACGCTAGCGCTGGGCGCGCTGGGGCTGTCGGGGGCTACGACCTTGCTGGCGGCGCTCATTGCGCGGGCGGCGCGCCGGGGCCCGCTCTTGCCCGTGCTCCTGCTGCCGGTGCTCGTGCCGCTGCTGCTGTCGGGCGTGGCCGCTACGCGCAGCGCCTTTCTGGGGCTGGGGTGGAACAGCGCGCAAGACGAGCTGCTCACGCTCGTGGGCTTTGCGGGGGCCACGCTCTCGGCCGCCACGCTCCTCTTCGATTACGTGTGGCTCGACTAA
- a CDS encoding bifunctional alpha/beta hydrolase/OsmC family protein → MLFEKVTFPNADGTSLAARFDRPPAPPRAVVLFAHCFTCSKDLKAVGAISRTLVEEGFAVLRFDFTGLGESAGDFADTTFSSNIEDLVAAADFLADAYAAPQLLIGHSLGGAAVLRAAHQIPSVEAVATIGAPYDPEHIKHLLTEELDTIAAEGAAEVTLAGRPFTIKKKFLDDLARQSTDDVVRTLDRPLLLFHSPVDQTVGIENARMIYDAAKHPKSFVSLDQASHLLTDPADAAFVGRVLSAWGARHIDTSTSDRDGEDAASHGTHIVARTPAEGFRTDVVAGAHRFTADEPESVGGTDTGPTPYDLLAAALGTCTSMTLRMYADRKDWPLEEAVVAVTHEKIHAEDCEECATEEGKIDRLTRSIQVEGALDAEQRGRLLEIANKCPVHRTLTSEINVVSHLIDE, encoded by the coding sequence ATGCTCTTTGAGAAAGTCACGTTTCCAAACGCCGATGGTACGTCCCTCGCCGCCCGCTTCGACCGGCCGCCCGCGCCGCCCCGCGCGGTGGTGCTCTTTGCGCACTGCTTCACCTGCTCGAAAGACCTGAAGGCCGTTGGCGCCATCAGCCGGACGCTCGTGGAGGAGGGCTTCGCCGTGCTGCGGTTCGACTTTACGGGCCTGGGCGAGAGCGCGGGCGACTTTGCCGACACCACATTCTCGTCCAACATCGAAGACCTCGTGGCGGCGGCCGACTTCCTCGCGGATGCCTACGCGGCGCCGCAGTTGCTCATTGGCCACTCGCTGGGGGGCGCGGCGGTGCTGCGCGCGGCACACCAGATTCCGAGCGTTGAGGCGGTGGCCACTATTGGCGCGCCCTACGATCCGGAGCACATCAAACACCTGCTCACGGAGGAATTGGACACCATCGCGGCAGAGGGCGCAGCGGAAGTGACCCTCGCGGGCCGCCCGTTCACCATCAAGAAGAAATTTCTGGACGACCTCGCCCGGCAGTCCACCGACGACGTGGTGCGCACGCTCGACCGGCCCCTGCTGCTCTTTCATTCGCCGGTCGACCAAACCGTGGGCATCGAGAATGCCCGCATGATCTACGACGCGGCCAAGCATCCCAAAAGTTTTGTGTCGCTCGATCAGGCCTCGCATCTGCTCACCGATCCGGCCGATGCCGCGTTCGTGGGCCGCGTGCTTTCCGCCTGGGGCGCGCGCCACATCGACACGTCTACGTCGGATCGTGACGGCGAGGACGCCGCGTCTCACGGCACCCACATCGTGGCTCGCACCCCGGCCGAGGGCTTCCGCACCGATGTAGTCGCCGGCGCGCATCGATTCACGGCCGACGAGCCGGAATCCGTGGGCGGCACCGATACCGGCCCCACGCCGTACGACCTGCTGGCGGCCGCGCTGGGCACGTGCACGTCCATGACGCTGCGCATGTATGCCGATCGCAAGGACTGGCCGCTGGAGGAAGCCGTGGTGGCGGTGACGCACGAAAAGATTCACGCCGAGGATTGTGAGGAGTGTGCGACCGAGGAAGGCAAGATCGACCGGCTCACGCGCTCCATTCAGGTGGAAGGCGCATTGGATGCCGAGCAACGCGGGCGCCTGCTGGAGATTGCAAACAAGTGCCCGGTGCACCGCACGCTCACCAGCGAAATCAACGTCGTCTCGCATCTCATCGACGAGTAA
- a CDS encoding TatD family hydrolase, which produces MLIDTHAHVYLDRFDDDRAAVLERARAAGVHTIVQPAIDVPSIEQAVELSRAHEGLYAMAALHPSETETATDDDFAAVRAWCDDPHVVAVGESGLDYYWDRSFDDRQHKFFRRHIRLAMTADLPLIIHNREATADVLRLLEEERAAHAHPERLRGILHCFVDPPDVAARATDLGFMLGIGGIATFSNSDVGAHVREIPLEHLVLETDAPYLAPEPKRGQRNEPAFVRHVAEHVAALKDVPLDTVARVTTANARRIYNLN; this is translated from the coding sequence ATGCTCATCGATACCCACGCGCACGTTTACCTCGATCGCTTCGACGACGACCGCGCGGCGGTGCTCGAACGCGCCCGGGCGGCCGGGGTGCACACCATCGTGCAGCCCGCCATTGACGTGCCATCTATCGAGCAGGCGGTGGAGCTGTCGCGGGCCCACGAGGGCCTCTACGCGATGGCCGCGCTTCACCCGTCGGAAACCGAAACCGCCACCGACGACGATTTTGCGGCGGTGCGCGCGTGGTGCGACGACCCGCATGTGGTGGCGGTGGGCGAGAGCGGCCTCGACTACTACTGGGACCGCTCGTTCGATGACCGGCAACACAAGTTCTTTCGCCGCCACATCCGCCTGGCCATGACGGCCGACCTCCCGCTCATCATCCACAACCGCGAGGCCACCGCCGATGTGCTGCGCCTGCTGGAAGAAGAGCGCGCCGCGCACGCCCATCCCGAGCGCCTGCGTGGCATCCTGCACTGTTTTGTAGATCCGCCCGATGTGGCCGCGCGCGCCACAGATCTGGGGTTCATGCTGGGCATTGGCGGCATTGCCACCTTCTCCAACAGCGACGTGGGCGCCCATGTGCGTGAAATCCCGCTGGAGCATCTGGTGCTGGAAACCGATGCGCCCTACCTGGCCCCCGAGCCCAAGCGCGGGCAGCGTAACGAACCGGCCTTTGTGCGACACGTAGCGGAGCACGTGGCCGCGCTAAAAGATGTACCGCTCGACACCGTGGCCCGTGTAACGACTGCCAATGCCCGCCGCATCTACAATCTCAACTGA